Part of the Grimontia kaedaensis genome is shown below.
TGGTGGGCATGTTCAGGTCGGTGACACCAACGCCGCCTTTCCACAGAAAAGCGCCAACCAAGAGAAAGATGCTGATGGCGATAAGGGTTTGCAGTTGACCCGAAGATTTAGCGCCCATCAAATTGACACCCACCAAGAGCGCGACGGTAAGAAGTTGAGCTGTTAGAGAGCCGTTAATCGGCTCAGGCAAAAGCTGTTGTAGAAAGCCCGCGGCAAGAGCAACAGCTGCTGGAACACCAACGGGAATCACACTGACAAACAGCCAGGCAACGCTCCGCTCTGACCTCTTATCAAAAGCTTTGCGGACGAAATAAGCGGTACCGCCTGCATTCGGGTAGCGCTTACCTAATTGGGCGAATGTCAGAGCTATCGGGCAAATAGCGACAAACAGGAAGAGCCATGCCCAGAGGGAAAACTCACCGGCGATACCTGCTGCAATTGCAGGGATCATGAATAGTCCGGTACCCAAAAGGGTGGTGGAAAGTTGGCCGATACCGGACAGCAATGTGATTTCTTTTTTGAGTTGATTCATGGGGCGTCCCAGCCAGTATTTTTGTATTGATGACTGCTGCCAGATTAAAACTGATTGAATGAAAAAGCATCGCGCAGAGTGTCTTTGTTCAGCGTCAGATTGACGGTTTTTATTGCTGAGGCTGACAAAGTGACAGTTTTCGCGCAATATCCTGCGAGAGAAGTGATTTACGAAAAGAGAATCGAAAAGAGAACATGGATAAGTTCGACCAACAAATATTGGATATTCTGCGTGTGAATGCACGTCGTTCCGTCAGCGAAATCGCGCGGGACGTCAACTTGTCACGCTCTGCGGTGACAGCGCGAATCAAAAAGCTTGAGCAAGACAAAGTCATCCTTGGCTATCACGCCGATGTGGTAGAGAACAAAAGCGTCGAAATGGTCTGCGCGTACCTTGCATTGAAATACGACACTTCATCCAGCCAATACCACTGTGAGGCTTATGCAGAAACCATTCGCCGGATTGAAGGGGTGAAATGGTGTCATGCGATTAGCGGCGAAACTGACATGATGCTGTATGTGGAAGTACCCAGCATGAACCGTATCAATCAAATCCGCGAAGTGATTCAGGCGATTCCAGACATCAAACAGGTAGTGACCCATATCGTGCTGACTGAGTTTTTCAACACGACTAAGTAAGTGAAGCTTACTTATTCACGTATTCACACTGCCATTAGATAAAGCCTCTATCACTTGTGGGCATGTCTCTTAGTGTAAGTTTGATCACAAAACATGCTGCTGCTGTTTTTGACAAACGTTATATGATACGAAACGGTAGAACCGTTTAGTTAACTTAATTCCAT
Proteins encoded:
- a CDS encoding Lrp/AsnC family transcriptional regulator, with amino-acid sequence MDKFDQQILDILRVNARRSVSEIARDVNLSRSAVTARIKKLEQDKVILGYHADVVENKSVEMVCAYLALKYDTSSSQYHCEAYAETIRRIEGVKWCHAISGETDMMLYVEVPSMNRINQIREVIQAIPDIKQVVTHIVLTEFFNTTK